TATCTTATTAAAAATGGGTACTTATACATGTTAACGCATGAAGCTCTCAAAATCTTATAGTTACTAGATGCTCTCAAAATCTTATACTAGTTACTAGATTGTTATCAGATATCCCTCTGTTCATCAAAAGTGCTGTATGGTTTGGAGGACAAGAACTTTAAtaaatagttgaaaaatatttataaaataaaaaaatagatccaccaaattaattttttaagcaattaataaatgatttgtgaGATTAATTTTTGGTAAATATTTAACGCGAGTAGGGATTCAAGTAGCCCTTAATACtcatttttgttattattacctgacctttcaaaaaaaaaaaactgaaaaatcaaCTATGCACAACTGGTTGTTGTTCATGGCAGTGAAGGTTGGAAGAACATATACACAGCAGCAAAATACCAGAATCTGAGAAAAGAAAATGCACATAATAGAAGACAGGAGAAAGGAAGAAAAGCTTGAACTCGTAATATCCTAGTACCATGAGGATAATTCactaatgaaaataaaaattatttatgataatatatattgataatattCGGCAACAATTTTAAGGCCCCATAAGTATTCTTCCAAGGTTTTGCTGACATTGGTTAGAGGCATTTATGGGCGGCGTCTGAAAGTTATGAGCTTCTCTATTTCCGTACAGATTCACAATTTCATAGATTTGATTATTTTGGGTTGGTCCAGCTCCAGCTTCACCATCCAAACCTTCCTGGCTTTTCTGTtcacctgctgctgctgctggccCTATTCCAACACCCAGGTCAAGGCTAATCGAATGCGCTCTCATCTTAGATGTTCCTGCGTATGCCGTACTTGCAGCGAATTCGTGGCTGCTGTTTCGTGCAATTGGGACGTCATGGTTGTGCTTCCCCTCGTACGTTGTAATAACAGCTTTCGGGTCATGAGATGCCCTCTCCACGTGCTTCCTCACAGGGCATCCAGCATTCGTGCACTTGTAGTAACTCCTGCATCACAAAGCAACAGCCATATCAGCTTTCATACAATAAGTAGGACTATAAGAAGTAGTTTTACACCAATACACTTCTAACATCATTCTAACAATTTTCGATAATGGCAGTATACACTGGCAAAAAAACATATAGGTAGAACAACCTGTCTCAGCACATGGGGAGAAAGATTCTAAAATCAGTTGAGGTTTACAAAGGCTTACAGATAGCTTTACTACAGCTGGTCAAAACTAAGACGATTAATTACCaacttttaaagaaaaatgcaaAACAACcgcacattttttatttttttcaattacaaCATACCCAATTTTTTCAGCAATGTTTGCCCAACGTCTACCACGAAAAAACTATGTCATTCTATTGATGAAAAGAATTGGGTATGTTGTAAACTCAAATGGTTAAAATGTGGTATTATAATTGCAATGTTCTATAAGTTGTGTTGCAAATGCAATTGGTTTTGTgactaatattatatatagaaattAAGACAAATATGTGGTTGTCCTTCTGACTTTTATGGAAAATATAAGGTATGAACTAGAAAGAACACTTTGataaatcttaaaaaaaaattatgagatCAACTGCCCATACTGGCTACTGCCCATCGACAACACATTTAAAGTATTCTGTTATTCCATATTTTTATACCTTAACATTTATATTCTTCTGTAAAATCATCTTTATTGATGCATTTTTCACACAAATTCTGCCATCAAggtatttaaaaaagaaattatattctTCCTCATAACCTCAACGTGACTGACATAGCATGGCCGCTTCTAACTACAACTCTGACACCATCTTTATTCGGTCGCTCTCTTGTGATGTCTCAGACTCCTTCAAAACAAAAGTCCACCACCATATACAATAAAACAAGCCGCCTCTTATAAATCCTAAGTTGACTAGTCATTAGTGGTTATGTCAAAGTACCAAAGAATGCTACAATGTCATATCTCATTTTAGGGGGtgtttacttttcatgattgataagatacatgattgagtatttttatcttcattACTAGAATTTCTACAATCCCACATTTTCAATAGGATACGAATCAAGCAAAATCAGCTCATACGATAGAAATTATCAAAGGTCTTGGGATATCCAAAAGTTCCAATCCCATCTTAGTCAATGGATTAGcctatactatttttatctaccTAGGCTAATCCTTAAAAGTAAACGCTCCCTTAGTTTAtgcattttcaaaaatattaaaccTCAATGGCTTTCAAGAAAAATCTTATGCAAGTTTCTCATTTAAATGAACTTGCAAAATTACGTGGGtgcattgataataattaggATTTTTAAATATCTGGGGTGAACAGGAAGATGGTTCTAGGGGCAAAGTGCTATTAAATGCTTATCTCATCTATTAGGAAATTAGAACATTCCCAAGAATTGTTAGTACTAATAACTAACAAGTCAACGGCTGTCACATGTTTTCCAATCAAAAGGGGAAGGTCCAAATACTGATCGATCATAACCAAATTGCACAAATCTCAGGATATACAAGAATGACAAATACTAATAGACTTCAATGTTTCAAAATGCACCACACAACGCATTTCCAGTTTCTATTGGCAGCCTTCACAACCCAACATTCACCAACATAATACAATGCTTCACATGCAATTCATGGTTTtgctttcttcttttttattgtttctCTTGTGGTTTTTATGTTCATATTATTCATTTAAAGAGTAATCTTTCCTTGTACCACTTTTTATCTTTTATCAGAAGGTACCAATGTTCTAAACCAATCTAGAAGGGGCCCAATGTTTTACTTACCTAGGATTTGGGTTTCCTCGGACAACTTTCTGGCCATACTTACGCCAGCGATATCCATCATCCAATATATCAACCTCACTCACAGTTTGAACAACAACTCGTGGTTCACGAATGGGTTTCACAACTGGTGTAACATCAGTACCATCCTCCATTTTCCTGCTCAGATTGGTCACCAATATACTCACAAGGGAATAACAAACAATTAAGCATACATTAGAAATTTTACAAAAGTACATACCttcgtttcaagaaaggatcatcATCTTCAGCATCATCATTTTGGCCATGAAACTGTGAACCTGAACCATCTATTCCCTCCTCATTTGTTTGCAGAGGTGACAGCATGGGAGAGCCACTTTGCTCCATATTATTAGcgttcatcttgtcttcaacaACAGTAAATAAAATTGCATAAATGCTAGCCATATATACTTCCAAATGTGATCTTACGGAATAATTAATGAGCAGTCAAATTTTGAAAGTTGGAGCTTGGATATTTGAGGGAAGTCCAATTTGGCTTTACTAATTATGTGAAACTAATGATTAACATTCAACATGGTGGCAAGTTGAAAAGGCACACATAAGCATAACACATGTAAGGGAGAAACAAATCTAGATGACACTACCACTTTATGGTAAAATCTTAATAACAGATTGACTttctgaaaaataaaattgcatCAATTGAATGAGAACCCAAAAATCGTCTTGATATATAAACAAACTGTTTGGCGTAACCACATACAATGGACAGCAGAAAAGAAGATTTTGCAACTCGGTGAGACAACAAGCTTCAGCAACAAAGAGTACAGGTGGGTCAGATCAGAGAATTTCATTTCTTGACACTATGTGCACGGAAAACAGTTGgatatatataaagagagagagagacatagagagggagagaagctaCACATAATAGTATCAGTTCACACAACagcatatttttaattattaaacaaaaaataataaagttagGCCAGTTACCCTCTTGACCAGCCAATGATAAACCCTTGTCCAATTTATCCTCTTGAATGGACATAAGAGCCCCAGGATTGTGCCGACGTGCACTTTGAGGTTTGGGATGATCATGTGAACCCTTGTACACAATTTCTGTAATATGTCCACTTGGAGAGCGTTCAAAGATTTTTTTCACCTCACAGTTAGGATATGTACATTTGTAGTAACTTCGTGGAAACTCGCTTCCTTTAACCAGTTTCTGCCCATATTTTCTCCAGTTATACCCATCTTCTGATGTTCTTTCAGCTGAGACTGACGAGCTGCTATCTTTATGCTCAGAAACTGACGCTTGTGTACCCGTATTGGACTGCGCCCCTTGATTTGATTCATCAATATTATCATAGACAGATGAATCCTGTCGAGCTACTGCATGAGATTGTGATGCTAAAGAAGAGGGTGCAGCAGATTGAGAATATCGCTGATCTTGATGAGTGACTAGCCCATTTCGATTCATTCCTACAGGAATCTTTTCCCCAAAAAAAGGTATCCAATGAGATATATTTGCTTAAGTATTCACATGAGCCAGTAATTCAACACTTGCACCCATTAAAGTTGGATATGAAGATATTGGTTGATTAAAAGGTTCGGTCAGAACTCACTGATCCTAAAAATTAGATCTCCGCTCCAAATGTGTAACCTTTTTTTACCATGTCAACAGTAGCAGCAAAATAATCATTCATATGTTTGTGCACAAGACAAATCAATCAGAAGTTCTACCAGCTTGTCATTTGAATACAAGTTACTAAAATCATAAGATTGATAATGATCACGAGACATTAATTGAACACCGTGGACATGCAAGCTGATGCTACTATTCTGAAGAAATTATTTGGACAGCACGATATATCAAGACTAATCTTatgaaacataatttaaaaaacatTTTGCGACCCATTCAATTGTTTGAGCCCATGCAGCTTATTTTGAAAGCTATACCATACATGAGAATGATCTTAAGACCAAAAGGAAAGTTTTGGGACATTACCGACATCCCTGCAGAAGATAATCCTGATGTGGTACTAACTCCAGTATGAAACCTAAATTCAAAACCACTGGAAGTTCTTTCATCTACAGCATTACCACTAGCGAAATTTTTCTCTAACATAATCGCTGCATTTTCACCAGATGATTGCATCATCTGAGGCTTGAAAAAGGAACCCGTGGTCGGAGAAGGCTCAGCCTGCAAAGTAACAGGGAATTCAAATAAATGAACTTTTCCTAGACGCTAGCTGTACCAAATCTCCTATAGATCTCCACAGAAATCAAAAGAAATTTGATGTCAGTACAAtttaaaagtttttattttcaaaGTTCCAATTGCAAAATAAAACAATTAACTGCACTTCAGATGACAATGCCAAATGCACCCCAATGATACCATTGGCGGAATTTGATGCTTTAAATAAGCTCAAGCATTCCAATGTACCATATAGTTTCCAGGGACCAACACAGTAGAAAATTTCGAAGCGCTACTAAGCCCAGGAAGATTCAATTTGCAAGAAACAACACAAAGACTTGAAACCTTTCACTCTACAATTCTAATCACTCCTTTGATCAGTGGCAATCTTCTTTATCAGCATGCTGCTTCTTATCGCTCAGATCTTCACTTGACAGTACAAAATGTGAACGGTTATGGTTCTAATAAAAGGAATGGTTTCATATTCCTCCTTCTGAGTGGTTATTCCTCTTTATTCACATGTCTTTCCAATTTCAGGCTCCATTAGCTCAAAAGATTCATATTGCCAAGTCTCCACAAAAGGTTTAAAGTTGCTAAAGATAATTCCATCTAGAAACCAATAAAATACACCCTAATGCGAGCATCAGAATCCATGGGTCCCGAAACACACGCAACTGGACACATATATTATTCACTCAACGATTAATATTCTCAAACTAGCACTCAATGGGAAAAGACGTATTTTTCAACGACACCATGATGATGAAAACGAACCAACGTCAAATCAATAATGAAATCCACCCACTAATTCCAATTAAATAACCCAGAAAATCATACTTTGGCGTCAGTATAACAGCATGCTTTCAGACTGAAACTAAAAACACACAATTCACGCGACCAAGAACGGCAAAGCTGTGTGTTTTTCGGCAGAATGCTTTATGACAGAGCGGTTAATAACCTAATTAGGAAACAGAGGttgaatttcaattttattccaCATTTGAAACAACATTAAACTCGGTACCGGATCCGAATCTGAATCTGTCCTGCTAAACTAGTGCATAAATTCACTCAAGGACTAGACAAGTGAAAAAGAGAGGGGGATAAAAgtagaaaaaggaaaatgaaaagAAGGGAAAGGCGACCTTAATGTTAGAGAGAAGAACGGGAGACTCGAGGAAGGAGGTCGGGCTGAGACCGGGAGGAATAGTAATGCAAGTAGACCTAGAGATCGGGAGCTTGGCCGGGGACATGAGGCGGTACCTAGCTCCGTTGGTGGATCCGCCGGCATCGGTGACGTGATCGTGAGCTGAGGTGACGTTTTCGGAGTGCGGGTGGGAGTAGTGAGGCAGTGAGTGGGAGCGGTCTTCCATTGAAGGAAAGGAGAAATTAATGAGAGAAGGAGAGACGAGAGAGGTATGTAGGTATGTATTTGAGAAACAGCGAAGGATTGGGGGAAAGAGGGGAGGGGCACGATGGTAATTTCCACACAGGGTATCGTCAGAGCCGAGAAAGGACCGTTCAAGTTCGACGTTGTTGACTTTATAGATTCGGATCTGCCTTCCTATTGGCTACTCGCTTCTTATCCagttcttttctcttttttttacatttaaccCCGTTTTGCTCTCTCAACAATCAAAGTTTTACACTGTAAGCCAAAATTATTAAAGCTTTTCCTTCTTGTCCACATCTCTGCCAAAAGAAGGGTAAAATCTTGTCAACAGATTGAGGGGCCAATCATTCAATCCCTATTTTGTTTTTACTTCATTCCTGTATTATTCAATTGCTTGTTTTTGGGATGCGCTGGAATGAGAAAGAGTAGAGATTGATTTATTAGATTGAAGAAATAAAACAGCAATGCAGTATGAAAGGAGAAAAAATTGTTGCATCATCATGAAACCAATAAAATATGGAAGCGCAACAGAATCTAGAAAGCGAATCCGAAAAATGGTTAGTTGCGGTATAGAAAACAGAAAGAGATTAGTGGGATTGGATatgataaaaaagaaaaaaagtaggACCACAGCAATCATACAACATTTGACAGTTGGTGGTCTGAGTTAAGAATCTCAGCCTAACCTGTACCAACAAACATTAATTCTCTCCTCCACATTATTctatcttctcttctcttctccacaTTGTAATTTTCGACACAATAGGAATCAGGAATCAACGGCGGCTGAATCCAGCCTCTTCTTcaatacaataataattacgATACATATGATTATGAAGGGAGTACACAGTATACACAATAACTAACCAAATCAAGAAGATACACCTTGTTACTTTTTCTTTGCATTACACACCAGCTACTCAGCTTCTTCCATAGAACATGGCATGAAAAGCCAGGAAATACTAGTTATATCTTCAACGAATTAATGCCCCACAAACAACCAAAACCAGTAGATGCTGGTGTAAAGGTGAACAAGTTTACCTTCATATGGCGTGCCACACTGATGCCCTGTAGAAACAAAAATGATTGCACAATCTATACTTCTGATAGATTGGTATAATAAACATACATACTCCCAAGAAATTCCATCCTAGGAAACTCAAGATTGTAAAACACCGTAAGTGGCGATAAAGCATTTCACCAACCATCAATCCACTATATGTTCCAAAATAGAGCTCTAAAAGGAAGCCGCATTTCTCCACTGGGAGAACTACTAACCGAGACAACCTGCTCGCGGCAGTAATTTTGATTATGTAAGAGGTTGATATTTATGTCTGCATCTTTAGCTCAACAGAGCCAGAGCAAACATGGAAAGCAACTACTTCGCAGTTTCCACGAAAGAAATTCATtacccaaaataaataaatgaattcaATCGAACAGGGGCTAGACTTAAATAGGGATGATGCAATGTACCATTAGGAACATTGGATCTTCCATTTGGTCTTGGAATCAGCTAAAAAATGAATGATCAACATGATACAAGTCATATTAATCAAAACATCTGAACCATGGACATTGGTTCAGATAGTATTTCAAGAATTCCTTGCTCATTAACAACTAAGGGAAAAACCAGATTTGGTCATCATGCCAAAATCTtggtgataaaaaaaaaggcaaaaaagCCTTCCACATATTGGCATTCTATTCAAACACATGCATAGACCACCTAAAGTTTGAGAACTTGCATATCACTGTGGATAGTACACTGGTGGGTATTGAGATGATACATCATATCCACCATAAGCTATACCCCTGTTATAATAACCATGTTGTGCATGTGTTTCTGGATTATAGGAATTGGAGGTTGATGGATTTAGGTTCCCGGAGAAGCCCAAAGGGGCTCCTGACAACCCATACAAGTCTGCAGATGAGCCCACATATGGGGCAGCAACCACAAGAGATCCTGTCATGCCATATGCTCCAGAAGATGAACCAAGGTATGGAGCAGCATGATCTGGCAACAAGCCTACCCTCTTCATAGAAGATGGCTGTGGTGGGCGAAAACCTGAGTTGCCACTAAATTTCCTTTTAAATGCTGATGGAGCAGCAGCAGTCGCCTTTATTCGCTTGTTCCCATTATGTTTTGGTTGCTTTGGTGGCTGCTGAGGTTTGGGTACAGGGGCTACAGCAGGTCTTTTCCTGTCAGCCTTCTCCTTTTCCAACTTCTCGATACGCATCAACATTTCATCTTTTGGGTACTGAGATTCCAAACCATGATCCTCGACGCACTTAATCACCGACTTCAATGCACTAATTTCTTTCATTGCAGCATCATTCTACAGAGGAACATAATAAAGTAAGTATTCCCCATTGCAGATATTCTGCAGCCCAAATCTCTTACAGTCCGCAGTAACTATCAAATAAGACATTTAAGAAGCTAATATCCCTTCTACCAACATTGactaattagtgaaattgattTGACTAATGCACTTCAGCAATGACCCTTCTCGAATCATAAATATCATATGTCGATAAGTTAATGAAAGCTATTCGACAGGGGATTTTAGTTTTCTAGAAATTACCAAACTAGTGAAAATTATTGACTAATGCATTATTTTAGCCATGATCTTTTGTAGAATCATTGATATCAGAAGATAATGAAGCTATTTGACATATATTCTTAACAAGTTCAAGAACAGAGTACTAGCCTCCAATTAAAAAGTGGCGTAACACATCTGATGGAAAACAGCTACTACAAGCATCTCCGGGTTGACTTTACAGATTTTTCTCTTAGTTAATGTGCATTTATTATCATCAGCAATCCAATATATCCAATGATAGAGCACATAAATGACAAATCACCTTCAGATTTACCATATATACAAAAGCTTTGTGATAACAACCCAATCAACTTTGAAATGCACCAACGGTAAGAGGGATACCCTCACAATACAAGGTAaatgaagaaatatttaacagtATTACCAATGACTGGCGAGAACTCTTCCCACTCTTACGCACTTTCTGGGCAAATTTCTTTGAATCCATCACATATGCTTTCAGTAAGGGCACTGGAGGGTACTCATCAGTTAGCTCAAACTCAAAAACGAATTTGAGAGCTATAAGTTGTTTGCCCTTACTTACAAGCCTCCGTACAACATCTGTTGAAAACCATAATTTTGTTGCTCACATCAAAATTTGAACTAGATGAGCATGAAATATAAGAGCACAGAAAATCAACTGTCTagatttcaaaatatttttaaaacagaCAATGGGGCTAATCAGAATGCATAGGCATCATAACCAGCTCAAGCCTTGACTTGTACAATGATGGAGGCTCAGTTTGTAAGCATAAAGCTAAAGATCATATCTATCATTATATTTCTTATGTCCATGAACATGGTCCATGAGAATATGACCTCATTCTCATACCCTAGaatgattgaaaattttgaatagtCTGGTATGATCAAGTTATCATGACGGGATATTTCACATCCAAATCCAAATTAGGCTGTAATTTAACATAGTATTCAAGTAGAGGTCTCTAGAAAACTAGATCCTAAATCACCCATCTCAGTCATAATCGAGTAGGGAACAAATTTTCTCTACCTAAGGCTTTTAATACCTATAAAGAATCTTCACTTGACTGCGAAGTTGGTCTCACATTTACCACTGATATTGTTGTCTAATTCCTTAAACTTGATAACCATTCCAATTAATGGCCCTAACAAGTTAGAATTCCCTCATTAACAGGCTTTGAATAATCAATTCATCATGATGCCAGATGAGATCATCGGAATCGATCATTTTGACATAGGTAAGTGATGATCATATCTGCAAATATCTCTAACAGGTTGCAGCATATTAATATCCAACAAACGCATTCTTAAGATGTTACAGTGCATCCACGAAAAGACTGGAGTCCAATAAATACAAAAACCACAAATGGCCTGATAGTTCAGGTTGTAACACCACCCAAATTTCATCAGAAGATGCCCAATGCACAAAATGCAAGCAATTATAGTGAAGATTAGTTAAGATATAATGTTCACTAAGATAACTATGCAAATGAACACATTAATAAGTTCACATGTTAATACATACTTACCAGAAATTCTACCCTCGAGGCGGAGAACTCGACACAAGTCAACCGTCTGTCGATATCTAGCGCTCATAACAACATAATCAACTAGCTCATTGACATCAAACTCGCCATCAATCAACAGATTATAAGAAGCCAGGAGCTGCAAATAACCCAACCTCTCCAAACCCCAGTCTTCCTCTTTCCCTTCTTCATCCCCTTCACAATTCAATTCCGCCATCTTCACCTTCCACTCTGACGCGACGGCTGTGGCCCGCTCCCTAACCTCCGCTCTCATCTCCACCCCAGCCCTCATCAACTCCTCCAACAACACCACGCAAGCCGTCCTAAGCCTAGACCCCGACCCTAACTTGTCATCCCAAAAGCCCTCCAACGTATCCAAAACCATCGAGCCCGCGTCCGGAGCGTGCTTGAACGCGTCGGCCAACTCAGCCCTAATCGCAGCCCTTTCCTTGGGACGGTCAAGTACGTATTTGCGCAAACCCAAAGCATCCATTTTTTCACAGAAGGACTTCAGCTCGGGTCGGGCCAGCACCGGCTCTGACAATAGCGAGTTTTTTTCGTTACCGGTTTTAGAGGATTCTAGGGCTTGAAGGACGGCCAATTTGTCGAGGAGCTCGGATTGGGCGCCGGAGAAATACGAGTCGAGATCAGTCCATGCGAAATTCAAGGAGGAGAGCGAAGAGGAACGCGATTCCAATTCTTCGAAGGCTTTTTTCAAACTCTGCTTCTTCTCGTCGACGAGGCTGAGCGCCTGTTCGATCGATTTTACAGTCGTCAACGCCATAGCGTTCAGAATTGCGGACTGTGCTGAGCGCGGGATTTGGTAATCAGTGGGCACGCAAATTTCTGAATAACATTTATTGGTAACGGAATCCAGAGAGACCAACAGTGGAACACAATGAAGAAGAACGACGATGCTACACGAGACGTGTTgctttaacaaaaataaaataaatgtatttTATGAGgagtagggctgggaatcgggtcgggatcgggtaccctacccgaaaaaatcgggtacccgatcccgaaaatGCCAGAAAAACGCCAGCCgaccccgaacccgaaaattaatcgggtaccctaatacctgactcgggtacccgagtcgggtattcgggtactcGAAATTACCCGATCAAAATTAGGTTTTTGAGGTCAAAATGtgaaatcgggtatttcgggtattagggtacccgaattacccgatttgtgcttaatcgggtattagggtacccgaatacccgaaaatacccgaaaaatacccgatttttttaaaaaaaaaaacgaaaatataACCCCTATTTTAATGCTTTGCCCTATATAATCTTGTACATTTTCAATTCCCTGTTTTTAACAAATAATATATAACATCAAATCCaaaatcaacaaccacaaaTCTCAACTCCGaagtctaaaattttaaatggaACGAACGTCTAGTACCCAAGTCTAATACACAAAGTCAAAGTCTAGTACACAAACTCACAAAGTCTCAAACAAATGTCAAAGACAAAGTCTAGTACACAACTAGATCACAAAATGATGCCCATAGCTACGAGCCTACGACTACGATGCACGAGTTCCACTTAGCTCCGTTTGACTCTGTGGCGGCCTCGAATCACCATGAGTATAGCTATGGAGCACTgtaagaattaagaaattgaaattgtGTGGGCTGCGCAACGCATATGGAGGTAACCTCCATCGAGAACTCTAGACTGCACCTCATCAAGATAATAGGTCACATATCTTACTGCCCCATCGTTTGCTGTTGCATTGTCTAGCGTGCAACAAAGCAATCTCTGCAAGCCCCAATCCTTCATCGACATCACAATAGCCTCACCAATATCAATGGCTTTGTGACTAACGATCTTGACAAATGTAATGATCTTCTTATGTAATCTCCAATCCTTACGAATGAAGTGTGCAgtaacacacataaaattggTGTTGTTTATTGAAGTCCAGCTATCTGTGGTCAATGAGACCCTACCCATGCCCTTCTTGGTGAAGAAAGTCTTCAACCTATCTTTCCGCTCCAAGAAGATCTTCACACAGTCAGCTCTGATCGTTTGCCTTGTAGGAATTTGGAACATTGGGCAAGCAGCAGCAACAAATTTTTGGAAGCCCTCCTTTTCCACATGTGTGAATGGGAGCTCATCAAGGATAATCATCTCAGCCAAAGTGAGTCGAACAAACTTCTGATCAAACTTCCAAGCTGACAATGAGCTAGTTCCATCCGTGCTGGCAGGTGTGAAATGCAATACAGTTTGACCTTCCGTTgtatttttatgctttttggAGCACGAAATAGTGTGGTTCTTGAGGCCATTCGTCCCATTACGGTATGAATCGGCGCAAATTACAGCTCCACATGTCTTGCACTTCCCCTTGCGTGTCTTCTCCGGAGGATCACCTTCTTCAACCCACATAAGTGTGAAACCTTTCCAATGATCTGAGCGTGCActtccttttttccttttctttgatACACCACTTTGAGATCCGGTTTCTATTGTTTCTTCCCCGTCTTCGCCGATAGGAATATCCTCTAACCCATCATCATCCATATCATCATTCATATCAATAGCGTCTTCCTCAACACGATTACTATTGCGAGAAGATGCCATAACAATGTAGCAAACTACAAAATAAGTAAACACACTCATTTAGTCATTTAGAAACTGAATTCATAAAGAAAATTGTCATAATAGCTCAAACTAATTTAGAAACAATCAATCAAGCCAACTGAAATCAATCAAACCAATAATAGATATGATGAAATCAATCAAACCAATCAATACCAAATGAAATCTAAAGCCAACTGTACCAAATACCAATCAAACCAAGCAAAACATTCAAATTGAATTCTGAACCGAATCAATCAATGAATCAATATTacaataaaatacataaagcCAACTGAATCAAACATTCTAAAGCCAATTGAATCAAACATTCAAATTGATGCATAACAGATGTGATTTAGCTAATTTATATCAAACATTCAAACTCAACTGAATCAAACATTGAACTCAACTGAAATCTAAAGCCAACTGAATTCATAACACATTCACATTgagtcatttaaaaaaaaaggaagaataaGAAG
The genomic region above belongs to Salvia miltiorrhiza cultivar Shanhuang (shh) chromosome 5, IMPLAD_Smil_shh, whole genome shotgun sequence and contains:
- the LOC130986210 gene encoding probable WRKY transcription factor 20 isoform X5 yields the protein MMQSSGENAAIMLEKNFASGNAVDERTSSGFEFRFHTGVSTTSGLSSAGMSIPVGMNRNGLVTHQDQRYSQSAAPSSLASQSHAVARQDSSVYDNIDESNQGAQSNTGTQASVSEHKDSSSSVSAERTSEDGYNWRKYGQKLVKGSEFPRSYYKCTYPNCEVKKIFERSPSGHITEIVYKGSHDHPKPQSARRHNPGALMSIQEDKLDKGLSLAGQEDKMNANNMEQSGSPMLSPLQTNEEGIDGSGSQFHGQNDDAEDDDPFLKRRKMEDGTDVTPVVKPIREPRVVVQTVSEVDILDDGYRWRKYGQKVVRGNPNPRSYYKCTNAGCPVRKHVERASHDPKAVITTYEGKHNHDVPIARNSSHEFAASTAYAGTSKMRAHSISLDLGVGIGPAAAAGEQKSQEGLDGEAGAGPTQNNQIYEIVNLYGNREAHNFQTPPINASNQCQQNLGRILMGP
- the LOC130986210 gene encoding probable WRKY transcription factor 20 isoform X3 gives rise to the protein MAEPSPTTGSFFKPQMMQSSGENAAIMLEKNFASGNAVDERTSSGFEFRFHTGVSTTSGLSSAGMSIPVGMNRNGLVTHQDQRYSQSAAPSSLASQSHAVARQDSSVYDNIDESNQGAQSNTGTQASVSEHKDSSSSVSAERTSEDGYNWRKYGQKLVKGSEFPRSYYKCTYPNCEVKKIFERSPSGHITEIVYKGSHDHPKPQSARRHNPGALMSIQEDKLDKGLSLAGQEDKMNANNMEQSGSPMLSPLQTNEEGIDGSGSQFHGQNDDAEDDDPFLKRRKMEDGTDVTPVVKPIREPRVVVQTVSEVDILDDGYRWRKYGQKVVRGNPNPRSYYKCTNAGCPVRKHVERASHDPKAVITTYEGKHNHDVPIARNSSHEFAASTAYAGTSKMRAHSISLDLGVGIGPAAAAGEQKSQEGLDGEAGAGPTQNNQIYEIVNLYGNREAHNFQTPPINASNQCQQNLGRILMGP
- the LOC130986210 gene encoding probable WRKY transcription factor 20 isoform X1, with translation MEDRSHSLPHYSHPHSENVTSAHDHVTDAGGSTNGARYRLMSPAKLPISRSTCITIPPGLSPTSFLESPVLLSNIKAEPSPTTGSFFKPQMMQSSGENAAIMLEKNFASGNAVDERTSSGFEFRFHTGVSTTSGLSSAGMSIPVGMNRNGLVTHQDQRYSQSAAPSSLASQSHAVARQDSSVYDNIDESNQGAQSNTGTQASVSEHKDSSSSVSAERTSEDGYNWRKYGQKLVKGSEFPRSYYKCTYPNCEVKKIFERSPSGHITEIVYKGSHDHPKPQSARRHNPGALMSIQEDKLDKGLSLAGQEDKMNANNMEQSGSPMLSPLQTNEEGIDGSGSQFHGQNDDAEDDDPFLKRRKMEDGTDVTPVVKPIREPRVVVQTVSEVDILDDGYRWRKYGQKVVRGNPNPRSYYKCTNAGCPVRKHVERASHDPKAVITTYEGKHNHDVPIARNSSHEFAASTAYAGTSKMRAHSISLDLGVGIGPAAAAGEQKSQEGLDGEAGAGPTQNNQIYEIVNLYGNREAHNFQTPPINASNQCQQNLGRILMGP
- the LOC130986210 gene encoding probable WRKY transcription factor 20 isoform X2; the protein is MEDRSHSLPHYSHPHSENVTSAHDHVTDAGGSTNGARYRLMSPAKLPISRSTCITIPPGLSPTSFLESPVLLSNIKAEPSPTTGSFFKPQMMQSSGENAAIMLEKNFASGNAVDERTSSGFEFRFHTGVSTTSGLSSAGMSIPVGMNRNGLVTHQDQRYSQSAAPSSLASQSHAVARQDSSVYDNIDESNQGAQSNTGTQASVSEHKDSSSSVSAERTSEDGYNWRKYGQKLVKGSEFPRSYYKCTYPNCEVKKIFERSPSGHITEIVYKGSHDHPKPQSARRHNPGALMSIQEDKLDKGLSLAGQEDKMNANNMEQSGSPMLSPLQTNEEGIDGSGSQFHGQNDDAEDDDPFLKRRSYYKCTNAGCPVRKHVERASHDPKAVITTYEGKHNHDVPIARNSSHEFAASTAYAGTSKMRAHSISLDLGVGIGPAAAAGEQKSQEGLDGEAGAGPTQNNQIYEIVNLYGNREAHNFQTPPINASNQCQQNLGRILMGP